In one window of Nicotiana tabacum cultivar K326 chromosome 12, ASM71507v2, whole genome shotgun sequence DNA:
- the LOC107809026 gene encoding uncharacterized protein LOC107809026 — MGKAGMQDWDLMYDLCCLNKKKKKHDREGTGLGDHKALERCVLVDQDNAKLSTKEADVGAAYNRENSSCSDVEADPQYMTFLANAKPDGTSYVLKASDQNGLPVFLKYEKGDGSDDEHEYDGVEKDQNSVREKYKLGSSKALNTSARKNRNTSVVEKQNMKDEILSQKQRREDRDLVNRKHSTDVKIVPGKEQKTQNGSKFMDVRVKTEPNEDSDSLKEEIPQSEVEIVQNVDAELGMGSSSNPFVFPVEHCENLEDPSQPISNPNASIMNSGYRKEVLNLLMRPYDDEEYKKLWKDIKMPCSSINRRGTSLLSLHKGVNREIKRTNHDKDKKLNIMRGFIFWLEHLTREDAFMPWEDTECLRTMPGSS; from the exons ATGGGGAAAGCTGGAATGCAGGATTGGGATCTAATGTATGATTTATGTTGtctaaataaaaagaagaagaagcatgaTAGGGAAGGTACTGGGCTTGGTGATCATAAAGCACTGGAAAGATGTGTTCTTGTGGATCAAGATAATGCCAAGTTATCAACAAAGGAGGCTGACGTGGGAGCTGCCTATAATCGGGAGAATTCTAGTTGTAGTGATGTTGAAGCTGACCCACAATATATGACTTTCTTGGCTAATGCTAAGCCAGATGGAACGTCATATGTTCTTAAAGCTAGTGATCAGAATGGGTTGCCCGTGTTCCTGAAGTATGAGAAAGGGGACGGATCTGATGATGAGCACGAATATGATGGAGTTGAAAAGGATCAGAATAGCGTTAGGGAAAAGTACAAATTAGGGAGTTCAAAAGCTCTAAACACTTCTGCGAGAAAGAATAGAAATACCTCCGTAGTTGAGAAGCAGAATATGAAAGATGAGATTTTGAGTCAGAAGCAAAGGAGGGAAGATAGGGATTTAGTTAACAGAAAGCACAGTACTGATGTGAAGATTGTACCTGGTAAGGAGCAGAAGACACAGAATGGTAGCAAATTCATGGACGTGAGAGTAAAGACAGAACCAAATGAAGATTCTGATT CTCTCAAGGAGGAGATCCCCCAAAGTGAAGTAGAAATTGTTCAGAACGTTGATGCAGAGTTAGGCATGGGCAGTAGCTCTAACCCCTTTGTATTTCCAGTGGAACATTGCGAGAAT CTGGAGGATCCCAGTCAGCCTATCAGCAACCCAAATGCGTCAATTATGAATTCTGGCTACAGGAAGGAGGTTCTGAATTTATTGATGAGACCCTATGATGATGAGGAGTATAAGAAGCTTTGGAAAGATATTAAGATGCCATGTAGCTCAATAAATAGACGTGGAACATCCCTTCTATCACTCCATAAAG GTGTCAATCGGGAAATCAAAAGGACCAATCATGACAAAGATAAAAAGTTGAACATTATGCGTGGGTTTATCTTTTGGTTAGAG CATCTAACTCGGGAAGATGCGTTCATGCCTTGGGAGGATACAGAATGTCTTCGAACAATGCCTGGATCTTCCTAG
- the LOC107809027 gene encoding NAD(P)H-quinone oxidoreductase subunit M, chloroplastic: protein MAATSTYMASTHFSMLGYWTTKGNKQLKRRNFLSVSAQQTEVEEVKVEKDEEKKEEKQEEQAMKQPRPVEPQINVKSKNMSREYGGQWLSSATRHVRIYAAYIDPETFAFDQTQMDKLTLILDPTDEFVWTDDTCTKVYSYFQELVDHYEGAPLTEYTLRLIGSDIEHYIRKLLYTGEIQYNMNAKVLNFSMGKPRVGFNYNGQMEDVNQ from the exons ATGGCAGCAACTTCAACATACATGGCTTCAACTCATTTCAGCATGTTAGGTTATTGGACAACAAAGGGAAACAAACAACTCaaaagaagaaactttttatCAGTTTCAGCACAGCAAACAGAAGTTGAAGAAGTAAAagtagaaaaagatgaagaaaagaaagaagaaaaacaagaagaacaagCAATGAAACAGCCAAGGCCAGTGGAACCACAGATAAATGTGAAGAGCAAGAACATGAGCAGAGAATATGGAGGACAGTGGCTAAGTTCTGCTACTAGACATGTTAGAATATATGCAGCTTATATTGATCCTGAAACTTTTGCTTTTGACCAAACACAAATGGATAAACTTACACTTATCCTTGACCCTACTGATGAATTTGTTTGGACTGATGATACTTGCACCAAGGTCTACTCTTACTTCCAAGAACTCGTTGATCATTATGAG GGAGCTCCATTGACGGAATACACGCTTCGCCTGATCGGTTCAGACATAGAGCACTACATAAGAAAGCTTCTATATACTGGAGAAATCCAATACAACATGAATGCAAAAGTTCTTAACTTCAGCATGGGGAAACCAAGAGTTGGGTTCAATTACAATGGCCAAATGGAAGATGTAAACCAGTAA
- the LOC107809023 gene encoding LOW QUALITY PROTEIN: uncharacterized protein LOC107809023 (The sequence of the model RefSeq protein was modified relative to this genomic sequence to represent the inferred CDS: inserted 1 base in 1 codon), with amino-acid sequence MDLPPYHHHHHHRYVERPPNFSHDPNFFHHLPPPPPPPXNIPHHHHHIPPPSPPFHRQSQFSFPPHSPPQENPKFFDCRSPPRVSSNLILDQSPYHPAHPQHPNFPYNDRYHNPHPPNSPRFIVDDFVRENRLRGVEFDYDDDERYRLERRRMEEDIVVREFRSSAENYELHHDDRYEGERWEYGRNVDDEVLVGSSSRRVSLDNSGYDYGGGDVRFSNRLRVDKEEIYRSPPQKKSALLRIQCGKANNNRSSRNQDSDSSSVGGCGVRGKQKDVFERLERRVEGRDGREGSSMELDVSFKSNALVAKAIMAPVSSPANDSDRSETPRCKKIRKVNLSDSPMKKVGYDLGKGDGSAIDSGRRSSSNKESKCLADKVTVSAGRTSNSTSDSNMESKHLADKIKDSTGEHASDGTLNSNKESKCLPDKVTVPVVRSALLSSNGTNDLIVTQESKGSPEIMILDQGGNHVGKGGAPQRKIRKKKKVTKKKVASPKIVGVNPCNATDSLNKASFVRQQLKSVVELVERARSDDMSTLEDVNMKKAKKKKVTTPKNVGVDLGNSTDSLNKASFVRQQLKSVVELVEKTRSDDMTTLEDVNMSKATKKYVTAPKKVGVDPDNATDLLNRACSVRQQLKSVVELVERTRSDDMTTFEDVSMKLPVDEVVSKLEKPSKLAAVSEDESVQQSNSEGKKAGAAKVLVSSSNVDSEINDFADCTSRSVLNGPSMLNSETCMIEIQNKPTSCSADNADNVGGHSQDEHRVSEDGLIKEPSEAMVCVERNGDVVLSSLDGSTIHKDEVSSSTKDTYISSVSDLGFSDGKENAVAVIGLFEAGSVEPSSDPKIVPLLTNIERGLKESFLDGNDNSFNSSKAGRVVVVSDLLSAECSSNSDPTAGSFVCSITKSCVDGVTLSPEVSHTKGSVNAVVSVADDIRIIADDDSLPNVTRKRKTTEDESVLPTTKVSEPEENAGSSLLGQRKSFSCLRGDHASIEEEVTVPGNGSDSLKGGPSHEGPSEVELSLQDCFKDGSSSCSIKSPKKTEVSSPGLVKSVLCVTTHEGASSIPITAPLIDDVSAMKLESRNTLSDLDDGPPSRPSVILLESSTAEEDVSQAEPFEDGLMDHFSNVEQVIAHNSQLGAAGQDTTTSVISVGTLRMAYGISEDKGSSLGVDQKLAPEGCESHNYVLDKACLPLLANNHSLFSDSNCVSAMKVSAKGMESVSDMSALMSFPEDLPNNSFLEEPIAKSSMSNEIVIEKAQNVDENSITADDHVFSSVKTSSDTSEFDNTSSDTSRFGRSSDHKVGAVPLINLNTVPLSSQNTVTSTQNVTSLSWKPNLRANQQSAAGPRVLSVRPSNFLTSRNVPTSKKPLTWHRTGNSSFSVVGRGSQMNSLPPQSHLPKDIGKAGSYIRKGNSLVRKPPPVGSLSQGFHAPSSSVFRLNSSAVNDLKRKHENKTLITDSPSCRGNPEVNAPSERTKTPPQSESFSCITLKSASFPVVDHPGTGSIATSNPLAVTDNMLALKPSEHPSTSSALPECQIGLGGNSESQNILDEGTSGKEIVYVKQRSNQLVAASDKTQTSSDGYYKRRKNQLIRASSSNHMKQRVSAAKNVVPTRRVMKSLSGLAKTSKWSKSSLVWKLGDTQSSRKCGSAVEYEKLWPYLFPWKRASYRRSFQNSSPSDSSISISRRKMLLSRKRETIYTRSIHGLSLRRSKVLSVSGSSLKWSKSLEQRSKKAAEEAALAVAAVDKRKRGQDDSNAGSMNGNNVSRERIFRIGCERYKMDPSGKTLQRISDEEPSVSVVPEAKKSYIPKRLLIGNDEYVRVGNGNKLVRNPKRRVRILASEKVRWSLHTARIRLARKKQYCQFFTRFGKCNKDNGKCPYIHDPSKIAVCTKFLNGSCSDTNCKLTHEVIPERMQDCSYFLQGICSNENCPYRHVNVNSNASICEGFLRGYCADGNECRKKHTYVCPDFEATGNCRQGSKCKLHHPKNKRKGVKRKASSEMKNGRGRYFGSPHIDSSEHITAGSEKASAWGNNDIFFKKGKFVDFISLDGSDEEELTSDQRSEEPPLCESSSAEMQLDDLDELIKPMKLINRNRSVDSSPFMDSPSDMAASYVSEES; translated from the exons ATGGATCTTCCTCCCTACCACCATCACCATCACCACAGGTACGTCGAACGCCCTCCAAACTTTTCGCATGACCCTAATTTCTTCCACCACCTCCCTCCTCCTCCGCCGCCAC CTAATATCCCTCATCATCACCACCACATccctcccccctcccctcccTTCCACCGCCAATCCCAATTCTCGTTCCCTCCTCATAGCCCCCCACAAGAAAATCCTAAATTCTTCGATTGCCGCTCTCCCCCTAGGGTTTCCTCTAATCTAATCCTAGATCAATCCCCCTACCATCCTGCTCATCCGCAACACCCAAATTTTCCTTATAACGACCGTTATCATAACCCCCATCCTCCTAATTCTCCTAGGTTTATTGTCGATGATTTTGTGAGGGAGAATCGTCTGAGAGGCGTGGAATTCGATTATGATGATGACGAAAGATACCGTCTTGAGAGGCGTAGAATGGAAGAGGATATTGTTGTGAGGGAATTTAGATCGAGTGCCGAGAATTATGAGTTGCATCATGATGATAGGTATGAAGGTGAGAGATGGGAATATGGTCGtaatgttgatgatgaggttttgGTTGGTTCTTCTTCGAGGCGAGTGTCATTAGATAATAGTGGTTATGATTATGGTGGTGGTGATGTTAGGTTTAGCAATAGGTTAAGAGTGGACAAGGAGGAAATTTATAGATCTCCTCCGCAGAAGAAGAGTGCATTGCTCAGGATTCAATGTGGGAAAGCTAATAACAACAGGAGTAGTAGAAATCAGGACAGTGACTCGAGTAGTGTTGGTGGATGTGGGGTAAGGGGAAAGCAGAAAGATGTGTTTGAGAGATTGGAGAGAAGGGTTGAGGGAAGAGATGGAAGAGAAGGAAGTTCGATGGAGCTTGATGTTTCATTTAAATCTAATGCACTTGTGGCGAAGGCTATTATGGCCCCGGTGTCAAGCCCAGCCAATGACTCAGACAGAAGCGAAACACCTAGATGTAAGAAGATTAGAAAAGTGAATCTCTCTGATTCTCCAATGAAGAAAGTCGGGTACGATTTGGGTAAAGGTGATGGTTCAGCAATTGATTCTGGTCGTCGTTCGAGTTCTAATAAGGAGTCTAAATGTTTGGCAGATAAAGTTACGGTTTCTGCGGGTCGGACATCTAATAGCACTTCGGATTCTAACATGGAGTCGAAACATTTGGCAGATAAAATTAAAGATTCTACTGGTGAACATGCATCTGATGGTACTTTGAATTCCAACAAGGAATCTAAATGTTTGCCAGATAAAGTTACAGTTCCTGTTGTGAGAAGTGCATTGCTGAGTTCCAATGGGACAAATGATTTAATTGTAACCCAAGAAAGCAAGGGATCTCCAGAGATCATGATTTTGGATCAGGGTGGTAATCATGTTGGAAAGGGTGGAGCACCTCAACGCAAGattagaaagaagaagaaagtcacgAAAAAGAAAGTCGCGTCCCCTAAAATAGTTGGTGTTAACCCTTGTAATGCCACTGATTCACTGAACAAAGCATCTTTTGTCCGTCAGCAGCTTAAAAGTGTTGTAGAATTGGTAGAGAGAGCTAGATCTGATGATATGTCTACACTCGAGGATGTCAATATGAAGAAGGCCAAGAAGAAGAAAGTCACGACCCCTAAAAACGTCGGTGTTGACCTTGGTAATTCCACCGATTCACTGAACAAAGCATCTTTTGTCCGTCAGCAGCTTAAAAGTGTTGTAGAATTGGTAGAGAAAACTAGATCTGATGATATGACTACACTCGAGGATGTCAATATGAGTAAAGCCACGAAGAAGTATGTCACGGCCCCTAAAAAAGTTGGTGTTGACCCTGATAATGCCACTGATTTACTGAACAGAGCATGTTCTGTCCGTCAGCAGCTTAAAAGTGTTGTAGAATTGGTAGAGAGAACTAGATCTGATGATATGACTACATTCGAGGATGTCAGTATGAAGCTGCCTGTGGATGAAGTAGTTAGCAAATTAGAAAAACCTTCAAAACTGGCTGCTGTCAGTGAAGATGAGTCTGTCCAGCAGTCTAATTCTGAGGGGAAGAAAGCTGGTGCAGCTAAAGTCTTGGTTTCTTCAAGCAATGTGGACTCTGAAATTAATGACTTTGCTGATTGTACCAGTAGATCAGTTCTGAATGGCCCTTCCATGTTGAATTCTGAGACATGTATGATCGAAATACAAAACAAACCTACTAGTTGCAGTGCGGATAACGCTGATAATGTTGGAGGGCATTCTCAGGATGAGCACCGAGTGTCGGAAGATGGTCTTATTAAAGAACCTTCTGAGGCCATGGTTTGTGTAGAAAGAAATGGTGATGTTGTCTTGTCAAGCCTAGACGGGAGCACAATTCATAAGGATGAAGTATCTTCGTCAACTAAAGATACATATATCTCTTCTGTCTCTGACTTGGGGTTTTCTGATGGGAAGGAAAATGCAGTTGCTGTTATAGGATTGTTTGAAGCAGGTTCCGTGGAGCCATCTAGTGACCCCAAGATTGTACCTTTGCTGACTAATATTGAGAGAGGACTTAAAGAGAGTTTCTTGGATGGAAATGACAATAGTTTTAATTCTTCTAAGGCTGGGAGAGTTGTGGTTGTCAGTGACTTGCTAAGTGCAGAGTGCTCGAGTAATAGTGATCCAACAGCCGGTAGTTTTGTATGTAGTATAACAAAATCATGTGTTGATGGAGTTACATTGTCACCTGAGGTGAGCCATACTAAGGGATCCGTTAATGCTGTGGTTTCTGTTGCAGATGATATTAGGATTATTGCGGATGATGACTCTTTACCTAATGTCACAAGGAAGAGAAAGACTACGGAAGACGAGTCTGTTTTGCCCACTACGAAGGTGAGTGAGCCAGAGGAAAATGCAGGTAGTTCTTTGCTAGGCCAACGTAAAAGTTTCAGTTGTTTGAGAGGAGATCATGCCTCTATAGAAGAGGAAGTTACAGTTCCTGGTAATGGGAGTGACTCATTAAAGGGGGGCCCTTCACATGAGGGGCCTTCAGAAGTGGAGCTTTCACTTCAGGATTGTTTTAAAGATGGTTCCAGTTCATGTTCTATCAAGAGTCCCAAGAAAACGGAGGTTTCTTCGCCGGGACTGGTTAAATCTGTTTTGTGTGTTACCACCCACGAGGGAGCTTCTAGCATACCAATTACAGCGCCTTTGATCGATGATGTTTCTGCAATGAAATTAGAATCTCGAAATACATTGTCTGATTTGGATGATGGTCCACCATCTCGTCCATCAGTCATATTGCTTGAGAGCAGTACCGCTGAGGAGGATGTAAGTCAGGCTGAGCCATTTGAAGATGGCTTGATGGATCACTTTTCGAATGTTGAGCAGGTCATTGCTCACAATTCTCAGCTGGGAGCTGCTGGACAAGATACTACAACTTCAGTTATATCTGTTGGGACGCTAAGAATGGCTTATGGAATAAGTGAGGACAAAGGTTCCTCCCTTGGAGTAGATCAAAAGTTGGCCCCAGAAGGTTGTGAAAGCCATAATTATGTGCTTGACAAGGCATGTCTGCCTTTGTTGGCAAATAATCACTCTTTATTTTCTGATTCAAATTGTGTGTCCGCAATGAAAGTAAGTGCCAAAGGTATGGAGTCTGTGTCTGATATGTCGGCGCTCATGTCATTTCCTGAAGACTTACCTAACAACTCATTCTTGGAGGAACCTATTGCTAAGTCATCAATGTCCAATGAAATTGTTATTGAAAAAGCCCAAAATGTTGATGAAAATTCCATTACTGCTGATGACCATGTTTTTTCTTCGGTGAAAACATCTTCAGATACTTCTGAGTTTGATAATACATCATCAGATACTTCTAGGTTTGGTAGAAGTTCAGATCATAAAGTTGGTGCCGTTCCTTTGATTAATCTAAATACTGTGCCATTATCATCACAGAATACTGTAACATCTACCCAAAATGTGACTTCACTGAGTTGGAAACCAAATTTGCGTGCAAACCAGCAAAGTGCTGCTGGTCCTAGGGTTCTCTCTGTTCGCCCATCGAATTTTCTCACTTCAAGGAATGTGCCCACTTCGAAGAAGCCACTGACATGGCATAGAACTGGTAATAGCTCTTTCTCAGTTGTTGGACGAGGTTCCCAAATGAACTCTCTACCTCCACAAAGCCATTTACCTAAGGACATTGGGAAAGCCGGCTCTTACATTCGCAAGGGTAACAGTCTTGTCAGAAAGCCTCCTCCTGTTGGTTCCCTTTCCCAAGGATTCCATGCTCCAAGTTCTTCAGTTTTCCGGTTGAACTCTTCTGCTGTGAATGACCTGAAGAGAAAACATGAGAATAAGACATTGATAACTGATTCACCCAGCTGCAGGGGAAATCCAGAAGTAAATGCTCCTTCAGAGAGGACcaaaacccctccacaaagcgaATCATTTAGTTGCATTACATTGAAGTCTGCCTCTTTTCCAGTGGTAGATCATCCTGGAACTGGTAGTATTGCTACCTCAAATCCTTTGGCAGTTACAGACAATATGTTGGCGCTGAAGCCTTCTGAGCATCCTTCAACATCTTCTGCACTTCCTGAATGTCAAATTGGTTTGGGAGGCAATTCCGAAAGCCAGAATATATTAGATGAAGGCACTTCTGGAAAGGAGATAGTTTATGTGAAGCAAAGATCAAATCAGTTAGTTGCAGCTTCTGATAAGACCCAGACATCATCCGATGGCTACTATAAGAGGAGAAAGAATCAACTGATTCGTGCATCTAGCAGTAATCATATGAAGCAGAGAGTTTCCGCGGCAAAGAATGTAGTTCCGACCCGAAGAGTTATGAAAAGCTTGAGTG GTTTAGCCAAGACCTCTAAATGGTCAAAGTCCTCATTGGTCTGGAAATTAGGTGATACTCAGTCATCAAGGAAATGTGGCAGCGCTGTAGAATATGAGAAGCTTTGGCCTTACTTGTTTCCGTGGAAAAGAGCTAGCTATCGGAGGAGTTTCCAGAATTCCTCTCCAAGTGACAGTTCCATATCTATTAGCAG ACGGAAAATGCTGCTCTCAAGAAAGCGGGAGACAATATACACAAGATCAATTCATGGACTATCTTTACGAAGATCTAAGGTGTTAAGTGTCTCTGGCTCTAGTCTCAAGTGGTCAAAATCTTTGGAGCAAAGGTCAAAGAAGGCTGCTGAG GAAGCTGCACTAGCAGTTGCTGCTGTTGACAAAAGGAAAAGGGGACAAGATGATTCTAATGCTGGCTCAATGAATGGAAATAATGTCTCTC GAGAAAGGATATTCCGTATTGGTTGCGAGCGGTATAAGATGGACCCTTCTGGGAAGACACTACAGAGAATTTcag ATGAGGAACCATCGGTGTCAGTTGTTCCTGAGGCGAAGAAATCTTACATCCCCAAAAGATTATTAATTGGGAATGATGA GTATGTGCGGGTTGGCAATGGTAATAAGCTGGTTCGAAACCCAAAGAGACGAGTACGCATCTTAGCGAGTGAGAAAGTACGCTGGAGTTTGCACACTGCTAGAATTCGGCTGGCAAGAAAAAAACAGTATTGCCAgttttttacaaggtttggcaaaTGTAACAAGGATAATGGAAAATGTCCTTACATTCATGATCCATCTAAAATCGCTGTCTGCACTAAATTTCTGAATGGTTCTTGCTCTGACACTAATTGTAAATTGACTCATGAG GTTATTCCTGAAAGAATGCAAGACTGCTCCTATTTTCTGCAAG GAATATGCTCAAATGAGAATTGTCCATATAGACACGTAAATGTGAATTCAAATGCCTCTATTTGTGAAGGTTTTCTCAGGGGCTATTGTGCTGATGGCAATGAG TGTCGGAAGAAACACACCTATGTCTGCCCCGATTTTGAAGCAACTGGCAACTGTCGCCAAGGTTCGAAATGCAAGCTTCACCATCCGAAAAACAAAAGGAAGGGTGTGAAAAGGAAAGCTTCCAGCGAGATGAAGAATGGTCGAGGTCGTTATTTTGGCTCTCCGCACATAGACAGTAGTGAGCACATTACAGCTGGATCGGAGAAAGCTTCTGCTTGGGGGAACAACGACATATTCTTTAAGAAGGGGAAGTTTGTTGATTTTATTAGCCTAGATGGCAGTGATGAAGAGGAACTGACTAGTGACCAGAGAAGTGAGGAACCACCACTTTGCGAAAGTAGTTCTGCAGAGATGCAACTAGATGATCTCGATGAGCTTATTAAACCCATGAAACTGATAAATAGGAATAGATCTGTAGATTCATCCCCCTTCATGGATAGCCCTAGTGATATGGCTGCAAGCTATGTATCGGAGGAGTCTTAG